The following proteins come from a genomic window of Nitrospiraceae bacterium:
- a CDS encoding dihydrolipoamide acetyltransferase family protein, with product MADFLMPTLGSDMTEGTLVEWRKKVGDRVVKGEILAEVDTEKAAIEIESFHTGIVERLITRPGDKIPVGTVMAIIREEGRPAGKVEVEAKAAIKPHVEAPPSVARRAIPSPAPEPARLRVSPAARQLAAELGIDPSTLRGTGPDGAIVREDVLRAAQASGKRRETRGEEQVQPLAPSASPMAEAPGTAAERQSRMRQTIAAAMARSKREIPHYYLSTTIDMGRTMNWLKDENLKRSVADRLLYGVLLIKAVALALRQVPELNGLWKGSAAVQSPDVHVGVAVSLRQGGLIAPAIHHTDKLSLDELMKRFLDVVKRARAGTLRSSELSDPTITVTSLGEQGVETVFGVIYPPQVALVGLGKIVERPWVVEGQVVSRPVVTASLSADHRVTDGHRGGLFLSAIDRLLQEPGRL from the coding sequence ATGGCTGACTTTCTAATGCCCACTCTCGGATCAGACATGACTGAAGGGACTCTGGTCGAATGGAGAAAGAAGGTTGGTGACCGGGTGGTCAAGGGCGAGATCCTTGCCGAAGTGGATACCGAGAAGGCCGCGATCGAGATCGAATCCTTTCATACAGGCATCGTCGAAAGACTGATCACAAGACCTGGGGATAAGATTCCGGTCGGCACTGTAATGGCGATCATCCGCGAGGAAGGAAGGCCGGCGGGAAAGGTGGAGGTCGAGGCCAAGGCTGCGATAAAGCCCCACGTGGAGGCTCCACCTTCCGTCGCGAGAAGGGCCATCCCGTCTCCGGCACCTGAGCCAGCACGACTTCGCGTCTCGCCGGCCGCGAGACAATTGGCGGCAGAACTGGGTATCGATCCATCGACCCTTCGAGGTACCGGACCGGACGGAGCCATTGTCCGCGAAGACGTGCTCCGGGCCGCACAGGCGAGTGGCAAGAGGCGAGAGACGAGAGGTGAAGAACAAGTGCAACCCCTTGCCCCTAGCGCCTCGCCCATGGCCGAGGCGCCTGGTACAGCGGCTGAGAGACAATCCCGGATGCGACAGACCATTGCCGCCGCGATGGCCAGATCGAAGCGCGAGATTCCCCATTACTACCTCAGCACCACCATCGACATGGGCCGGACCATGAACTGGCTCAAAGACGAAAACCTCAAGCGATCGGTAGCGGATCGGCTGCTCTACGGTGTCTTACTGATTAAGGCAGTCGCCCTGGCTCTGCGGCAGGTACCGGAGCTGAATGGATTGTGGAAAGGAAGCGCCGCTGTTCAGAGCCCCGACGTCCATGTTGGAGTAGCAGTGTCCCTTCGGCAAGGAGGCCTTATTGCGCCGGCCATTCATCACACGGACAAGCTCAGTCTTGACGAACTGATGAAACGGTTTCTGGATGTGGTAAAGCGGGCCCGAGCAGGAACATTGCGGAGTTCGGAGCTCTCCGATCCAACGATCACGGTCACCAGCCTCGGCGAACAGGGAGTGGAAACCGTCTTCGGTGTGATCTATCCTCCGCAGGTGGCCCTGGTCGGCCTCGGGAAAATCGTGGAACGCCCCTGGGTCGTCGAGGGACAGGTCGTTTCAAGACCGGTTGTGACCGCGAGCCTGTCCGCCGACCATCGCGTGACCGACGGCCATCGGGGCGGGCTGTTTCTCTCAGCCATCGATCGGTTGCTACAGGAACCAGGGCGGCTCTGA
- a CDS encoding phosphopantetheine-binding protein, giving the protein MQDELKQTVLRLLGEIAPETDLASVKPDVSFRDQLDIDSIDFLNFIVAMHKQFQIDVPESDYPELTTIDGCVRYLRRMLAR; this is encoded by the coding sequence ATGCAGGATGAACTCAAACAAACTGTTCTTCGCCTCCTTGGCGAGATCGCTCCGGAAACAGATCTGGCGTCAGTGAAACCGGATGTCAGTTTTCGCGATCAACTGGACATCGATTCTATCGACTTCCTCAACTTCATTGTCGCCATGCACAAGCAGTTCCAGATCGATGTTCCCGAATCGGACTACCCTGAGCTCACAACGATCGATGGCTGCGTCCGGTACCTCCGACGCATGCTGGCGCGATAG
- a CDS encoding response regulator — protein sequence MFQGPVLIIDDDPLAQKTLASILRLRQQVEVEMSDSTVGALEWIRGTDYTVIICDANQTRLSGESFVRAVHKFRPDTPILLLTDQRTQVATYAAIEAGAYDVLSKPIEDETFLLAVSRALEASHLRRQVKDQGDTFLAVLGEVMGDLEVLYHAYGLRGHLEAIMARAKAEGYFKIIADPSVLTMAFAARGGPQSIEPRDRNPRLPSES from the coding sequence ATGTTTCAGGGTCCTGTTTTGATTATCGATGATGATCCACTTGCGCAAAAGACGCTGGCTTCGATCTTGCGACTTCGTCAACAAGTCGAGGTGGAGATGTCGGACTCGACGGTCGGAGCCTTGGAATGGATCCGAGGGACCGACTATACCGTCATCATCTGTGATGCGAACCAGACTCGGCTGTCGGGGGAATCTTTCGTGCGGGCCGTACACAAGTTCCGTCCAGACACTCCGATTCTGCTTCTAACGGACCAGCGCACTCAGGTTGCCACATATGCTGCCATTGAGGCCGGGGCCTATGATGTTCTTTCCAAACCGATCGAGGATGAGACATTTCTACTGGCAGTGAGCCGGGCGCTCGAAGCCTCCCACTTGAGGCGCCAGGTCAAAGATCAGGGAGACACATTCCTGGCAGTCCTGGGAGAAGTGATGGGCGATCTTGAAGTTCTGTACCACGCCTACGGTCTGCGGGGTCATCTTGAGGCGATCATGGCGAGGGCGAAGGCAGAAGGATACTTCAAAATCATCGCTGATCCGAGCGTTCTCACAATGGCTTTTGCCGCAAGAGGAGGACCGCAATCGATCGAGCCTCGAGATCGTAACCCTCGCCTGCCTTCAGAATCTTGA
- the glgX gene encoding glycogen debranching protein GlgX — MRAWPGRPYPLGATWDGEGVNFALFSENARAVELCLFEGARAVEESHRIWIEERTDQVWHLYLPEVRPGQHYGYRVHGPYEPEAGHRFNPAKLLLDPYAKAIAGTIQWSDEMFGYRLGDPRTDLSCDLGNNAGYVPKCVVLDQSFTWGGDRLLRTPWDRTVIYEMHVKGFTARHPDVPEKLRGTYAGLVTPAAIEHLQRLGITAVELLPVHQSVDDKHLVDRGLTNYWGYNSIGFFAPDIRYATSTSGGQHVQEFKTMVKTLHSAGIEVILDVVYNHTAEGNHLGPTLSLRGIDNSSYYRLVPDRPRYYMDYTGCGNTLNVRHPRVLQFIMDSLRYWVLEMHVDGFRFDLASALARELHDVDRLSSFFDIIHQDPVLSQVKLIAEPWDLGAGGYQVGNFPVGWAEWNGRYRDTIRRYWKGDGGQVAELANRLSGSSDLYETSGRRPYASVNFVTAHDGFTLEDLVSYNQKHNEANGEQNRDGTDDNLSWNCGAEGPINNPRLVELRERQKRNMLVTLLLSQGIPMICGGDEIGRTQRGNNNGYCQDNDISWFDWKLSKTQQALFDFTKSLIALRQRHPVFRRRRFFQGRRIRGAEVKDISWFRPDGKEMTDDDWAQGYIRCLGIRLAGDAIQETDPKGQPIVDETFLVLLNAHYEPLPFTLPAHKRGLRWQPILDTAASRDRLKGVKILKAGEGYDLEARSIAVLLLRQKPL, encoded by the coding sequence ATGAGAGCTTGGCCAGGTCGTCCCTATCCACTGGGCGCTACGTGGGATGGCGAGGGGGTGAACTTCGCGCTGTTTTCGGAAAACGCGAGGGCGGTTGAGCTCTGTCTATTCGAGGGAGCGCGGGCTGTCGAAGAGAGCCATCGAATTTGGATCGAGGAACGTACCGATCAGGTCTGGCATCTCTACCTGCCGGAGGTGCGGCCCGGGCAGCATTATGGCTATCGGGTTCATGGCCCCTACGAGCCGGAAGCCGGGCATCGGTTCAATCCGGCCAAGCTCCTGTTGGATCCCTATGCCAAGGCGATTGCCGGAACGATTCAGTGGTCCGACGAGATGTTCGGCTATCGATTAGGCGATCCGCGAACGGACCTCTCGTGTGACCTAGGCAACAATGCGGGTTATGTCCCCAAGTGCGTCGTGCTCGATCAGTCCTTCACGTGGGGCGGAGACCGCTTACTCCGCACACCATGGGACAGGACCGTGATTTATGAAATGCACGTGAAGGGGTTTACCGCACGCCATCCGGATGTTCCGGAGAAGCTTCGCGGGACGTACGCCGGGCTTGTGACACCCGCGGCTATCGAACACCTTCAGCGATTGGGGATCACGGCGGTGGAATTGTTGCCGGTTCATCAATCCGTGGACGACAAGCACTTAGTCGACCGCGGACTCACCAACTATTGGGGGTACAATTCAATCGGATTTTTCGCTCCAGACATCCGCTACGCGACCTCGACGTCCGGGGGACAGCATGTGCAGGAATTCAAGACCATGGTGAAGACGTTGCACAGTGCTGGAATCGAAGTCATCCTCGACGTGGTGTACAACCACACCGCCGAGGGAAACCATCTCGGACCGACGCTCTCGCTTCGGGGGATCGACAACTCGTCATACTATCGCCTCGTGCCCGACCGGCCGCGCTACTACATGGACTACACCGGCTGCGGGAATACGTTGAACGTGCGTCATCCGCGAGTGCTTCAATTCATCATGGACAGTCTGCGCTATTGGGTGCTGGAAATGCACGTGGACGGCTTTCGATTTGACCTAGCATCCGCCCTGGCACGAGAGCTCCACGATGTCGATCGGCTGAGTAGCTTTTTCGACATCATTCATCAGGACCCGGTGCTGTCGCAGGTCAAGCTCATCGCCGAGCCGTGGGATCTCGGTGCAGGTGGATACCAGGTCGGGAACTTTCCTGTCGGCTGGGCCGAATGGAACGGGAGATATCGAGATACGATCCGTCGATACTGGAAGGGTGATGGTGGACAGGTGGCCGAACTGGCCAATCGTCTCTCAGGCAGCAGCGATCTCTATGAGACGAGTGGTCGCCGTCCCTACGCCAGCGTAAATTTCGTGACCGCGCACGACGGATTTACTCTAGAGGATCTCGTGTCCTATAACCAGAAACACAATGAAGCCAATGGGGAACAGAATCGTGATGGCACAGACGACAATTTAAGCTGGAACTGCGGCGCGGAAGGTCCGATCAATAATCCTCGTCTTGTTGAGCTGCGGGAGAGGCAAAAACGCAACATGTTGGTCACCCTGCTGCTCTCTCAAGGGATTCCGATGATCTGTGGAGGTGATGAAATCGGCCGCACGCAGCGCGGGAATAACAATGGCTACTGTCAGGACAACGACATCAGCTGGTTTGACTGGAAGCTCAGCAAAACTCAACAGGCTCTGTTCGATTTTACGAAAAGCCTGATCGCCTTACGACAGCGCCATCCGGTCTTTCGCCGGCGCCGTTTCTTTCAGGGCCGCCGAATCCGGGGTGCGGAGGTGAAGGATATTTCATGGTTTCGGCCCGACGGCAAGGAGATGACGGACGACGACTGGGCACAAGGTTACATTCGATGTCTGGGAATCAGGCTCGCCGGCGATGCGATTCAGGAGACCGATCCGAAAGGGCAGCCGATCGTGGATGAGACGTTCTTGGTGTTGCTGAATGCCCACTATGAGCCGCTGCCCTTCACCTTGCCTGCACATAAACGTGGGTTACGGTGGCAGCCGATACTGGATACGGCTGCGTCCCGCGATCGTCTCAAGGGAGTCAAGATTCTGAAGGCAGGCGAGGGTTACGATCTCGAGGCTCGATCGATTGCGGTCCTCCTCTTGCGGCAAAAGCCATTGTGA
- a CDS encoding Hsp20/alpha crystallin family protein, which produces MPALTRWEPFGRWNPWKELEEMEKRLSTVFGPAPSTAGGDKKEAIAVAEWSPLVDITEDDKEYIVKAEIPEMKKEEIKINVHDDVLTISGERKYEKEEKGKKYHRVERAYGSFMRSFTLPEDADGTKVNAEYKDGVLKVRLPKSEKAKPKAIEVKIA; this is translated from the coding sequence ATGCCTGCACTGACACGATGGGAACCATTCGGGCGTTGGAATCCGTGGAAAGAACTTGAAGAAATGGAGAAACGCCTCTCCACTGTCTTTGGGCCTGCCCCGTCCACGGCCGGTGGCGACAAGAAGGAGGCGATCGCGGTCGCCGAATGGTCGCCGCTTGTCGACATCACGGAAGACGACAAAGAGTATATCGTGAAGGCTGAGATCCCGGAGATGAAGAAAGAGGAGATCAAAATCAACGTGCACGACGACGTCCTCACAATCAGCGGCGAGCGAAAATACGAGAAGGAAGAAAAAGGCAAGAAGTATCATCGCGTCGAACGAGCCTATGGTAGCTTTATGCGAAGCTTCACTCTGCCGGAGGATGCGGACGGCACCAAGGTTAACGCCGAGTACAAGGACGGCGTCCTCAAGGTGCGCTTGCCTAAGTCGGAAAAGGCGAAACCGAAGGCGATCGAAGTCAAGATCGCGTGA
- a CDS encoding phosphoribosyltransferase family protein, with the protein MIFQNREEAGRRLAAELMRYRENLDGVILALPRGGVAVGYQLSLGLHLPLDVFITRKLGAPGNPEYALGAVGETGTVYLNPTAVAEFCLSRADVQDLVKGQQKEIVRRQNLYRQGRKMPTVTDRTVILVDDGIATGSTFFASVEAIRHLKPRRLIGAIPVGPVDTIAEGRKRVDELVVLATPIPFWAVGNHYVDFTQVDDRDVVEYLNLAEEALRERTHSSPA; encoded by the coding sequence GTGATCTTTCAGAACCGCGAAGAGGCCGGGCGGCGTCTGGCTGCCGAATTGATGCGCTATCGGGAGAATCTGGACGGCGTGATCCTGGCGCTTCCGCGAGGAGGAGTCGCCGTCGGCTATCAGCTCAGTCTGGGGCTGCATCTGCCGCTCGATGTCTTTATCACCCGAAAGTTGGGCGCCCCCGGCAATCCGGAATATGCACTCGGCGCGGTGGGTGAAACAGGGACGGTCTACCTTAACCCCACAGCGGTGGCCGAGTTCTGTCTCTCGCGGGCGGACGTTCAGGATCTGGTTAAGGGGCAACAGAAAGAAATCGTCCGTCGCCAAAATCTTTATCGACAAGGACGCAAGATGCCGACGGTTACGGATCGGACCGTGATTCTTGTCGACGACGGGATCGCCACCGGCTCCACCTTCTTTGCATCGGTCGAAGCGATCAGACACCTCAAGCCAAGACGCCTGATCGGGGCCATTCCGGTCGGGCCTGTGGATACGATTGCCGAAGGTAGGAAACGAGTCGATGAATTGGTCGTGCTTGCCACACCGATCCCCTTCTGGGCGGTCGGCAACCATTATGTAGATTTCACCCAGGTCGATGACCGCGACGTGGTGGAATACTTGAATCTGGCCGAGGAAGCGTTGCGTGAGCGAACACACTCATCGCCGGCCTAA
- a CDS encoding BCAM0308 family protein produces MASKVKTAAGLSTRRDRTVQEYQHDTYKLRGKLKEPTACPDCGAVFHKGRWMWGPTPKGAEQATCPACHRVRDKYPKGLVTIKGSFKDQQHEQVIGVVKNTEEKEKKEHPLSRIMAIEQQRDGLVISTTDTHLPRRIGEALKHAYHGELVLQYEQDEDFARVTWTR; encoded by the coding sequence ATGGCATCAAAAGTCAAAACAGCGGCGGGCTTGAGCACGCGGCGCGATCGGACCGTCCAGGAATATCAGCATGACACCTATAAACTACGCGGCAAACTGAAGGAACCGACTGCCTGTCCCGACTGCGGAGCGGTATTCCACAAGGGACGCTGGATGTGGGGCCCCACACCCAAAGGGGCGGAGCAGGCCACCTGCCCCGCTTGTCACCGTGTGAGAGACAAGTATCCCAAGGGCTTGGTCACTATCAAAGGATCCTTCAAGGACCAACAGCACGAACAGGTCATTGGCGTCGTGAAAAACACGGAGGAGAAAGAAAAGAAGGAGCACCCCCTCTCTCGAATCATGGCCATTGAACAGCAACGTGATGGTCTGGTGATTTCCACGACCGATACCCATCTGCCCCGGCGGATCGGCGAGGCGTTAAAGCATGCCTATCACGGCGAGTTGGTATTGCAGTACGAACAGGATGAAGATTTCGCACGGGTCACATGGACTCGTTAA
- a CDS encoding universal stress protein — protein MRVAIGVDWSDQAFTAVTQTFHAYRPSDVTLVHGVDLGMFQHPIVAEAANLQGYDDFRNAMVDAGRQLLDRAASMLPPGVDKVRRVNEIGSPAHVILNAAKTVAADLIVVGARGQSRATEVVLGSVSHRVLSHAPCSTLIVKGNAKPIRQVLVAIEGREDAGWIKKWLLTNPFTAPVTLTVLTVVPSLQMADPASIIGFQAWSGTAMRYAEDLVKEAGAGLMGAHYSVSTRAVTGEPAAMVAQQASTMDLVVAASHGRTGVERFLLGSVSHSIVHQVACPILVIR, from the coding sequence ATGAGAGTCGCGATCGGCGTTGATTGGTCAGATCAAGCCTTTACGGCTGTGACGCAAACGTTTCACGCGTACCGTCCAAGCGACGTCACGCTGGTCCATGGCGTCGACCTTGGGATGTTTCAACACCCGATCGTCGCCGAAGCCGCTAACTTGCAGGGGTACGACGATTTCCGCAACGCGATGGTTGATGCAGGGCGACAACTCCTCGACCGCGCAGCATCGATGCTCCCGCCCGGTGTCGACAAGGTCAGGCGGGTGAATGAAATCGGCAGCCCCGCTCACGTCATCCTCAACGCCGCGAAAACTGTCGCGGCCGACCTCATCGTCGTTGGTGCGCGCGGGCAAAGTCGCGCCACCGAAGTCGTGCTCGGCAGTGTCTCCCATCGTGTGCTCAGTCATGCTCCCTGCTCGACCTTGATCGTGAAGGGAAATGCCAAGCCGATTCGGCAGGTGCTCGTCGCCATTGAAGGACGCGAGGACGCGGGGTGGATCAAGAAGTGGCTGTTGACGAACCCATTTACGGCTCCGGTGACACTGACCGTGCTCACGGTTGTTCCGTCCCTTCAAATGGCGGACCCGGCGAGCATCATCGGGTTTCAAGCCTGGTCGGGCACGGCGATGCGGTATGCGGAAGACCTCGTCAAAGAGGCCGGAGCGGGGCTGATGGGCGCCCATTATTCGGTCAGCACGCGTGCCGTCACGGGAGAACCGGCAGCCATGGTGGCTCAGCAGGCGAGCACCATGGATTTGGTAGTGGCGGCTTCACATGGTCGCACGGGAGTGGAACGTTTCCTGTTAGGAAGCGTGTCTCATTCGATTGTCCACCAGGTGGCATGCCCCATTCTGGTGATTCGCTGA
- a CDS encoding cytochrome c produces the protein MKETVSAIAILLVVLGTSWVSAQTVRGNPKAGQTIYQQHCVRCHGDKLEGKGPDWKDLIVPPANLTSQVLRSKTDWELLVAISNGVLFSPMHSFRGKLTDEQMLDVLSYIRSVAPFEAVS, from the coding sequence ATGAAAGAAACAGTTTCGGCAATCGCCATTCTTCTCGTCGTCCTCGGGACCTCATGGGTATCGGCACAAACGGTGCGAGGTAACCCAAAAGCGGGGCAGACGATTTATCAACAACATTGTGTCCGCTGCCACGGAGACAAACTGGAGGGGAAAGGCCCGGACTGGAAGGATTTAATCGTTCCGCCTGCCAATCTCACATCGCAGGTCCTACGGTCGAAGACCGATTGGGAACTCCTCGTCGCCATCTCAAACGGCGTGCTGTTCAGCCCGATGCACAGTTTTCGTGGAAAGCTGACGGATGAGCAAATGCTGGACGTGCTGTCATACATCAGGTCCGTGGCGCCGTTCGAAGCCGTCAGCTAG